In Ipomoea triloba cultivar NCNSP0323 chromosome 7, ASM357664v1, a single genomic region encodes these proteins:
- the LOC116025380 gene encoding pre-mRNA-splicing factor 38B-like — MLKLKPKNPSGRGDEEEEERRRDLSKLFCGWGRKKKRSSRPRQPKPSWSVIECPICHRPCLGYKELACHMFYCKKRADEDARCKNRADEDARCRNRADEDARCKKRTYEDAHFKKRAYDDAPRKNRADENAHFKKRAYEVDARFKKRAYEDDHFKKRADEDARSKYRADDEDARFKRRAYEDARSKNRVDDEDARSKNRVDDEDARFKKRAYEDARSKNRADDEDARFKKRPYEDARSKNRDNDEDARFKKRAYEDARSKNRADDEGARCKNRADDEDAHFKKFRAEEAGQEIQGGGEPC, encoded by the coding sequence ATGTTGAAGTTGAAGCCGAAGAATCCAAGTGGCCGAggggatgaagaagaagaagaaaggcgTAGAGACCTCTCTAAACTTTTTTGTGGGTGGGGGAGAAAGAAGAAACGGTCATCAAGGCCACGGCAACCGAAGCCGTCGTGGTCTGTTATTGAGTGCCCCATCTGCCATAGGCCTTGCTTGGGCTACAAGGAGCTCGCCTGCCATATGTTCTACTGCAAGAAACGAGCTGATGAGGATGCCCGTTGCAAGAACCGAGCTGATGAGGATGCCCGTTGCAGGAACCGAGCTGATGAGGATGCCCGTTGCAAGAAACGAACTTATGAGGATGCCCATTTCAAGAAACGAGCTTATGATGATGCCCCTCGCAAGAACCGAGCTGATGAGAATGCCCATTTCAAGAAACGAGCTTATGAGGTTGATGCCCGTTTCAAGAAACGAGCTTATGAGGATGACCATTTCAAGAAACGAGCGGATGAGGATGCCCGTTCCAAGTACCGAGCTGATGATGAGGATGCCCGTTTCAAGAGACGAGCTTATGAGGATGCCCGTTCCAAGAACCGAGTTGATGATGAGGATGCCCGTTCCAAGAACCGAGTTGATGATGAGGATGCCCGTTTCAAGAAACGAGCTTATGAGGATGCCCGTTCCAAGAACCGAGCTGATGATGAGGATGCCCGTTTCAAGAAACGACCTTATGAGGATGCCCGTTCCAAGAACCGAGATAATGATGAGGATGCCCGTTTCAAGAAACGAGCTTATGAGGATGCCCGTTCCAAGAACCGAGCTGATGATGAGGGTGCCCGTTGCAAGAATCGAGCTGATGATGAGGATGCCCATTTCAAGAAATTCAGGGCGGAGGAAGCTGGTCAAGAAATTCAGGGCGGAGGAGAGCCCTGCTGA
- the LOC116025196 gene encoding CBL-interacting serine/threonine-protein kinase 3-like, producing MSQSKIKRRVGKYEVERTIGEGSFAKVKLARNSETGEHVALKILDKNKVLKDKMVEQIKREIATMKLIRHPNVVCLYEVMGSKTKIFLVLEFVTGGELLNKIINDGRMREDEARKYFQQLINAVDYCHSRGVYHRDLKLENLLLDASGNLKVSDFGLSTYSKQIRDDGLLHTTCGTPNYVAPEVLNDRGYNGSTADLWSCGVILFVMLAGYFPFDDNNLANLFRKISSAEFTSPPWISFGAMKLITRILDPNPGTRITIPEILEDKWFKEGYKPPIFNEMEDANLDDVEAVFQHSEERRVTERRQEHPTPMNAFELISLAKGLDLGNLFDQQGFKRETRFASKCSANKIISKIEEAVKPLGFDVRKKNYKMRLENIKAGRKGNLNVATEVFQVAPCLHMVEVRKAKGDTLEFHKFYRSLSTCLEDVVWKTEDDGMHIKE from the exons ATGAGTCAGTCGAAAATCAAGCGTAGAGTTGGTAAATACGAGGTGGAAAGGACGATAGGCGAAGGGTCGTTTGCCAAAGTTAAGTTAGCGAGGAATTCAGAGACAGGAGAGCATGTTGCTCTCAAGATTCTTGACAAAAATAAGGTTCTTAAGGATAAAATGGTGGAACAG ATCAAACGAGAAATAGCTACCATGAAGTTGATAAGGCATCCAAATGTTGTTTGCTTGTACGAG GTAATGGGGAGTAAGACAAAAATATTCCTTGTTTTGGAATTCGTTACCGGTGGAGAGCTGCTCAACAAAATT ATAAATGATGGACGAATGAGGGAGGACGAGGCAAGGAAGTATTTCCAACAGCTTATAAATGCGGTTGATTATTGCCATAGCAGAGGAGTTTATCACAGAGATCTGAAG CTGGAGAATTTACTTTTGGACGCTTCCGGGAACCTCAAAGTTTCAGACTTTGGATTGAGTACTTATTCCAAGCAAATCAGG GATGACGGCTTGCTTCACACGACATGTGGAACTCCAAACTATGTTGCACCCGAG GTTCTTAACGATCGAGGCTACAATGGGTCTACTGCAGATTTGTGGTCATGTGGAGTCATCCTCTTTGTAATGCTTGCAGGTTACTTCCCTTTTGATGACAATAATCTTGCAAACCTATTCAGAAAA ATATCTTCTGCTGAATTTACTTCCCCGCCTTGGATCTCTTTCGGTGCAATGAAGTTAATCACTCGAATTTTGGATCCAAACCCCGGGACA CGCATTACCATCCCGGAGATTTTGGAGGACAAGTGGTTTAAGGAAGGTTATAAACCACCTATTTTCAATGAAATGGAAGATGCGAATCTGGACGACGTGGAAGCTGTTTTTCAGCACTCCGAA GAGCGTCGTGTGACAGAGAGAAGACAAGAACATCCAACTCCCATGAATGCATTTGAGTTAATTTCTCTTGCAAAAGGACTAGACCTTGGGAATCTCTTTGATCAACAG GGGTTCAAGAGGGAGACGCGGTTTGCATCTAAATGCTCAGCCAACAAGATTATCAGCAAGATTGAAGAAGCTGTAAAGCCCCTAGGCTTTGATGTTCGCAAAAAGAATTACAAG ATGCGGTTGGAAAACATAAAAgcaggaagaaaaggaaatctTAACGTGGCAACTGAG GTATTTCAAGTTGCCCCTTGTCTTCATATGGTTGAGGTGCGAAAGGCCAAAGGAGACACATTGGAATTCCATAAG TTCTACAGAAGTCTGTCGACTTGCCTGGAAGATGTGGTATGGAAAACCGAAGATGATGGCATGCATATAAAGGAGTAG
- the LOC116025197 gene encoding 40S ribosomal protein S3a, translating into MAVGKNKRISKGKKGGKKKAADPFAKKDWYDIKAPSVFTVRNIGKTLVTRTQGTKIASEGLKHRVFEVSLADLQGDEDHAFRKIRLRAEDVQGRNVLTNFWGMDFTTDKLRSLVKKWQSLIEAHVDVKTTDSYTLRMFCIGFTKKRVNQQKRTCYAQSSQIRQIRRKMREIMVNHAQSCDLKDLVQKFIPESIGRDIEKATSSIYPLQNVFIRKVKILKAPKFDLGKLMEVHGDYTEDVGTKLDRPADEPVAEATEPVGA; encoded by the exons ATGGCCGTCGG AAAGAACAAGCGGATTTCTAAGGGGAAGAAGGGAGGAAAGAAGAAAGC AGCTGATCCCTTCGCCAAGAAGGACTGGTATGACATCAAGGCTCCATCTGTTTTCACAGTGAGAAACATTGGAAAGACACTAGTTACCCGAACTCAGGGAACAAAG ATTGCTTCAGAAGGTCTCAAACATCGTGTGTTTGAGGTGTCATTGGCTGACCTCCAAGGTGATGAGGACCATGCTTTCAGAAAGATTCGTCTCAGGGCTGAGGATGTTCAGGGAAGAAATGTCCTTACAAACTTCTGG GGAATGGACTTCACTACAGATAAATTGAGGTCATTGGTGAAGAAGTGGCAATCACTGATTGAGGCACATGTAGATGTTAAAACAACAGACAGCTATACCTTGAGAATGTTTTGCATTGGGTTCACTAAGAAGAGAGTAAACCAGCAAAAGAGAACCTGCTATGCACAATCTAGCCAGATTCGTCAG ATTCGCCGCAAGATGCGAGAGATTATGGTTAACCATGCTCAGTCATGTGATCTCAAGGACTTGGTTCAGAAGTTCATTCCCGAGTCAATTGGCCGTGATATTGAGAAGGCCACCTCAAGCATATACCCTTTACAAAATGTGTTCATTCGCAAGGTCAAGATCTTAAAGGCTCCCAAGTTTGATCTTGGCAAGTTAATGGAG GTTCATGGTGACTACACTGAAGATGTTGGCACAAAGCTGGACAGGCCTGCAGATGAGCCCGTGGCTGAGGCAACCGAACCTGTTGGAGCTTGA
- the LOC116024677 gene encoding stomatal closure-related actin-binding protein 1-like — MTRVSRDFVTMRKDAVLPVSADVIFHSSRFSNYKIGSNYQVVELKDHPKALSVKEVVARETAHLLDQQNRLSVRDLASKFEKGLAAAAKLSDEARLRDAASLEKHVLLKKLRDALEALRGRVVGRNKDGVEEAISMVEALAVQLTQREGELVQEKSEVKKLTTFIKQASEDAKKLVDEERAFARTEIENARAAVQRVEEALQEYEEMSRASGKQDVEELMKEVQEARRIKMLHQPSKVMDMEHELQALRVQLAEKSKHSILLQKELAMRKRGENAQNLYGIDGIEALGSYLEIQPYSTDVPDISVFSIQWYRLGCENGKREPISGAMKPAYAPEPFDVGQILQADMTLGVETVTVTTTGPIDPAAGLGNYVEALVRRHETEFNVVIVQMNGSDHPSQSIHVLHVGKMRMKLCKGKTTLAKEYYSTSMQLCGVRGGGNAAAQAAFWQAKEGLSFVLAFETERERNAAIMLARRFSFDCNITLAGPDDRAAL, encoded by the exons ATGACGAGGGTGAGCCGAGATTTTGTCACTATGAGAAAGGATGCAGTGCTGCCTGTTTCAGCTGATGTGATCTTCCATTCGAGCCGATTTTCCAATTATAAAATCGGATCGAATTATCAGGTAGTGGAGTTGAAGGATCATCCTAAGGCACTCTCGGTGAAGGAGGTGGTTGCTCGAGAGACTGCCCATTTGCTTGACCAGCAAAACCGGCTATCAGTTCGTGATCTAGCCAGTAAATTCGAGAAAGGTCTGGCTGCTGCTGCCAAATTGTCTGATGAG GCAAGGCTGAGGGATGCAGCTTCACTTGAGAAACATGTGCTTCTAAAGAAGCTTAGAGATGCACTAGAAGCTCTGAGAGGGCGTGTGGTGGGTAGGAACAAGGATGGCGTTGAGGAGGCTATTTCAATG GTTGAAGCTTTAGCAGTTCAGTTGACTCAGAGAGAAGGAGAATTGGTTCAAGAAAAGTCAGAAGTGAAAAAGCTTACAACTTTTATCAAGCAG GCTTCTGAAGATGCTAAAAAACTTGTTGATGAAGAAAGAGCTTTTGCAAGGACTGAAATAGAGAATGCAAGAGCAGCCGTTCAGAGGGTTGAGGAGGCTCTTCAGGAGTATGAAGAGATGTCCCGAGCCTCGGGAAAACAA GATGTTGAAGAATTGATGAAGGAAGTCCAAGAGGCTAGGCGTATCAAAATGCTGCATCAGCCTAGCAAG GTTATGGATATGGAGCACGAGCTTCAAGCATTGAGAGTTCAACTTGCAGAGAAGTCTAAGCATTCGATTCTGCTTCAGAAAGAG CTTGCAATGAGAAAGAGGGGTGAAAACGCACAGAACTTGTATGGAATTGATGGCATTGAAGCACTCGGTTCATATTTGGAAATCCAACCCTATTCCACTGATGTTCCGGATATTTCAGTATTTTCGATTCAGTGGTATCGCTTAGGGTGTGAAAATGGTAAACGGGAACCTATTTCAG GGGCTATGAAACCTGCTTACGCACCGGAACCATTTGATGTCGGACAAATTTTGCAAGCTGATATGACGTTAGGGGTCGAGACTGTTACTGTAACGACCACCGGCCCTATTGATCCAG CTGCGGGATTGGGAAACTATGTTGAAGCATTGGTGCGAAGGCATGAAACCGaatttaat GTAGTTATCGTTCAGATGAATGGCTCAGATCATCCATCACAATCTATCCACGTATTGCACGTTGGGAAGATGAGAATGAAACTTTGTAAAGGGAAGACAACTTTGGCAAAGGAATACTATTCCACTTCGATGCAG CTCTGTGGAGTTAGAGGAGGCGGGAATGCTGCTGCACAGGCAGCATTCTGGCAAGCGAAAGAAGGGCTCTCGTTTGTTTTAGCGTTCGAAACAGAGCGCGAGAGAAATGCAGCTATTATGCTGGCAAGGCGGTTTTCATTCGACTGCAAC ATCACACTTGCAGGCCCCGACGACAGAGCTGCCCTGTGA
- the LOC116024948 gene encoding 2,3-bisphosphoglycerate-independent phosphoglycerate mutase-like has translation MGSAGDSWKLKDHPKLPKGKTLALVVLDGWGEAGANEYNAIHVAETPAMDSLKKGAPDRWRLVKAHGTAVGLPTDDDMGNSEVGHNALGAGRIFAQGAKLVDLALASGKIYDGDGFNYIKESFATATLHMIGLLSDGGVHSRLDQLQLLLKGAAERGAKKIRVHALTDGRDVLDGSSVGFMETIENDLASLRAKGVDAQVASGGGRMYVTMDRYENDWDVVKRGWDAQVLGEAPNKFRNPVEAVKKLREAPNANDQYLPPFVIVDENGKSVGPIVDGDAVVTLNFRADRMVMLAKALEYENFDKFDRVRFPKIRYAGMLQYDGELKLPSRYLVSPPEIDRTSGEYLVRNGIRTFACSETVKFGHVTFFWNGNRSGYFNADLEEYVEIPSDVGITFNVKPKMKALEIAEKARDAILSRKFDQVRVNLPNSDMVGHTGDIKATIESCKAADQAVKMILDAIEQVGGIYAVTADHGNAEDMVKRNKKGEPLLDKSGNVQILTSHTCEPVPFAIGGSGLAPGVRFRKDVPTGGLANVAATVMNLHGFEAPNDYETTLIEVADN, from the exons GGTGCTCCGGATAGGTGGAGGTTGGTGAAGGCACATGGTACTGCGGTGGGGCTTCCCACAGATGATGATATGGGCAACAGCGAGGTCGGACACAATGCACTTGGTGCTGGGAGGATCTTTGCCCAAGG TGCAAAGCTTGTTGACCTAGCCCTTGCCTCTGGCAAAATCTATGATGGAGATGGTTTCAATTACATTAAGGAAAGTTTTGCAACTGCAACTTTGCACATGATTGGGCTATTGAGTGATGGAGGTGTCCACTCCAGACTTGACCAATTGCAG TTGTTGCTGAAAGGTGCAGCTGAGCGTGGTGCCAAAAAAATTCGTGTCCATGCCCTCACAGATGGACGTGATGTCTTGGATGGTTCAAGTGTAGGCTTTATGGAAACCATTGAAAATGATCTTGCAAGCCTACGTGCAAAAGGTGTTGATGCCCAGGTTGCTTCTGGAGGAGGCCGCATGTATGTCACAATGGATCGATATGAG AATGATTGGGATGTTGTCAAGCGAGGTTGGGATGCCCAAGTGCTAGGTGAAGCTCCAAACAAGTTTAGGAATCCCGTTGAAGCAGTCAAGAAGCTGAGGGAGGCTCCTAATGCTAATGATCAGTACTTGCCTCcatttgttattgttgatgagaATGGAAAGTCTGTTGGGCCTATTGTAGATGGTGATGCTGTAGTTACTTTAAACTTCCGAGCAGACCGTATGGTTATGCTTGCTAAGGCTCTCGAGTATGAGAACTTTGATAAATTTGATCGCGTCCGATTCCCCAAAATCCGTTATGCTGGTATGCTGCAATATGATGGGGAGTTGAAGCTCCCAAGTCGCTACCTTGTTTCTCCTCCTGAAATTGACAGAACTTCAGGAGAATATCTAGTTCGCAACGGTATCCGAACTTTTGCCTGCAG TGAGACGGTTAAATTTGGTCATGTCACCTTTTTCTGGAATGGAAATCGCTCTGGGTATTTTAATGCTGATTTGGAAGAGTATGTTGAAATTCCAAGTGACGTTGGTATTACATTCAATGTCAAGCCAAAGATGAAGGCTCTAGAGATTGCCGAGAAAGCTAGGGATGCTATTCTTAGCCGCAAGTTTGATCAG GTACGTGTTAACCTACCAAATAGTGACATGGTGGGACATACCGGTGACATCAAGGCGACGATTGAAAGTTGCAAGGCTGCTGATCAAGCTGTCAAG ATGATCCTAGATGCTATTGAGCAAGTAGGCGGAATTTATGCAGTTACTGCAGATCATGGAAATGCGGAAGACATGGTTAAGAGAAACAAGAAGGGGGAGCCTCTTCTTGATAAGAGCGGAAACGTTCAGATCCTTACTTCTCACACTTGTGAACCT GTACCTTTTGCAATTGGTGGTTCGGGATTGGCACCCGGTGTAAGATTCCGCAAAGATGTCCCAACCGGTGGGCTTGCCAACGTTGCTGCAACCGTTATGAATCTGCACGGCTTTGAAGCGCCAAACGACTATGAAACCACATTGATTGAGGTTGCAGACAACTAA